A stretch of the Corylus avellana chromosome ca6, CavTom2PMs-1.0 genome encodes the following:
- the LOC132184899 gene encoding abscisic stress-ripening protein 1-like yields the protein MAENQHHLFHHNKDEVNPIGAEKPVDYRKEEKHKKHLEQTGGLGAAATGVYALHEKHEAKKDPQHAHKHKVEEEIAAAVAVGAGGYAFHEHHGKKDAKKQEEEAHGKQHHHLF from the exons ATGGCAGAAAACCAACACCACCTCTTCCACCACAATAAAGATGAAGTAAACCCTATTGGTGCAGAAAAACCTGTGGATTACAGGAAGGAGGAGAAGCACAAAAAGCATCTCGAGCAAACAGGTGGGCTTGGTGCTGCTGCAACCGGAGTTTATGCCTTG CATGAGAAGCATGAGGCAAAGAAAGACCCACAGCACGCCCACAAGCACAAGGTGGAGGAGGAGATTGCAGCAGCAGTTGCAGTAGGGGCTGGTGGGTATGCTTTCCATGAGCATCATGGGaagaaagatgcaaagaaaCAAGAGGAAGAGGCACATGGAAAGCAGCACCACCATCTCTTTTAA
- the LOC132184902 gene encoding abscisic stress-ripening protein 2-like: MAENHHHLFHHNKDEENPEKPVDYRKEEKHKKHLEQTGGLGAAATGAFALHEKHKAKKDPEHAHKHKVVEEIAAAVAVGAVGYAFHERHEKKDAKKQDAEAHGKKHHHLF; this comes from the exons ATGGCAGAAAACCACCACCACCTCTTCCACCACAATAAAGATgaagaaaacccagaaaaacctgTTGATTACAGGAAGGAGGAGAAGCACAAAAAGCATCTCGAGCAAACAGGTGGGCTTGGTGCTGCTGCTACCGGAGCTTTTGCCTTG CATGAGAAGCATAAGGCAAAGAAAGACCCAGAGCACGCCCACAAGCACAAGGTCGTGGAGGAGATTGCAGCAGCAGTTGCAGTAGGGGCTGTTGGGTATGCTTTCCATGAGCGTCATGAGaagaaagatgcaaagaaaCAAGATGCAGAGGCACATGGAAAGAAGCACCACCATCTCTTTTAA
- the LOC132184901 gene encoding abscisic stress-ripening protein 2-like, whose product MAEHHQHLFHHNKDEENPEKPVDYRKDEKHKKHLEETGGLGAVATGTYALHEKREAKKDPEGAHKHKVEEEIAAAAAVGAGGYAFHESHKKKDAKKLDEEAHGKKNHHLF is encoded by the exons ATGGCAGAACACCACCAGCACCTCTTCCACCACAATAAAGATGAAGAAAATCCAGAAAAACCTGTTGATTACAGGAAGGACGAGAAGCACAAAAAGCATCTCGAGGAAACAGGTGGGCTTGGTGCTGTTGCAACCGGAACTTATGCCTtg catGAGAAGCGTGAGGCAAAGAAAGACCCAGAGGGCGCCCACAAGCACAAGGTGGAGGAGGAGATTGCAGCAGCAGCTGCAGTAGGGGCCGGTGGGTATGCTTTCCATGAGAGTCATAAGaagaaagatgcaaagaaaCTAGATGAAGAGGCACATGGAAAGAAGAACCACCATCTCTTTTAA
- the LOC132183987 gene encoding egg cell-secreted protein 1.1-like codes for MASTSKLSILIAVALALSMASMAISRPLDLATTPTLKAHSKLDGDSTLMCWDSLLQLQACTGDILLFFLHGEITNIGASCCQAVRVIGHQCLPEMFRILGLTNEEGLVLEGYCDRDTAHPSPPLPPSPPSSSSPLSPPSSTICWDSLLELRACTGEVVMFLLNGETYLGPNCCPAIRAIEHQCWPEMFRSLGFTIEEGDILQGYCEAAAHSPPSLLSSPSPLSPPPVN; via the coding sequence ATGGCTTCTACTTCCAAGCTCTCCATTCTCATTGCTGTGGCTCTTGCTTTGAGCATGGCATCCATGGCCATTTCTCGACCGTTGGATTTGGCCACCACCCCAACCCTCAAGGCTCATTCAAAACTGGATGGTGACTCAACATTAATGTGCTGGGATTCTTTGCTTCAGCTCCAAGCATGCACCGGAGatattcttctctttttccttcacGGAGAGATCACTAATATCGGCGCCAGCTGTTGCCAAGCCGTCCGCGTCATCGGACACCAATGCTTGCCGGAAATGTTTCGTATACTAGGGCTTACCAATGAAGAGGGTCTTGTACTTGAGGGATATTGTGATCGTGACACCGCCCATCCCTCTCCTCCATTACCACCGTCGccgccatcatcatcatcgccGCTATCGCCTCCATCGTCAACAATCTGCTGGGACTCTTTGCTTGAGCTCCGAGCATGCACCGGAGAGGTTGTAATGTTTCTCCTCAACGGAGAGACTTATTTAGGCCCCAACTGTTGTCCAGCCATCCGAGCCATCGAACACCAATGCTGGCCTGAAATGTTTCGTTCACTAGGGTTTACCATTGAAGAGGGTGATATACTCCAAGGATATTGTGAGGCGGCTGCCCATTCGCCGCCGTCATTGCTATCATCACCGTCGCCGCTATCGCCACCACCGGTTAATTAA